From Bosea sp. NBC_00550, the proteins below share one genomic window:
- a CDS encoding dihydrodipicolinate synthase family protein, whose protein sequence is MTNDKLRAALRGISGVHVTAWKADGEADWALTGRIVRRIAEAGIHNIVSAGNTGEFYPMTTAEVERSHAVAAEASAGKALVTAGIGRSLREAVATGRLAARAGCDAAMVHHPLDPFAAPQSQADYILAIAEALPLPLVAYIRSDAIGVKDLIRIATHPNVAGVKFASTNMMLLADCVRETEGTSANWICGLAEGWAAPFYALGARGFTSGLINVVPERSLAVWRALEAGDYETARREVDAIAGFEKLRTKYGNGANVTVVKEALGLLGTDVGPVRLPGLPELNEAERAELRGIVSGWGARRVAAE, encoded by the coding sequence TGTCACCGCCTGGAAGGCCGATGGGGAGGCCGACTGGGCGCTGACGGGCAGGATCGTCCGGCGCATCGCCGAAGCCGGCATCCACAACATCGTCTCGGCCGGCAATACCGGCGAATTCTACCCGATGACGACGGCCGAGGTGGAGCGCTCACACGCCGTTGCAGCCGAGGCCTCCGCCGGCAAGGCGCTGGTCACGGCGGGCATCGGCCGCTCCCTGCGCGAGGCGGTCGCGACGGGCAGGCTCGCGGCCAGGGCCGGCTGCGACGCGGCGATGGTGCACCATCCGCTCGACCCCTTCGCCGCCCCGCAATCCCAGGCCGATTACATCCTTGCCATCGCCGAGGCGCTGCCGCTCCCGCTCGTCGCCTATATCCGCTCCGACGCGATCGGCGTGAAGGACCTGATCCGCATCGCCACCCATCCGAACGTCGCGGGCGTGAAGTTCGCCTCGACCAACATGATGCTGCTCGCCGACTGCGTGCGCGAGACCGAGGGCACCTCGGCCAACTGGATCTGCGGCCTCGCCGAGGGCTGGGCCGCCCCCTTCTATGCGCTGGGCGCGCGCGGCTTCACCTCGGGATTGATCAATGTCGTGCCCGAACGCTCGCTCGCCGTCTGGCGTGCGCTCGAGGCCGGCGACTACGAGACGGCCCGACGCGAGGTCGATGCCATCGCCGGCTTCGAAAAGCTGCGCACGAAATACGGCAACGGCGCCAATGTGACGGTGGTGAAGGAAGCGCTCGGCCTGCTCGGCACCGATGTCGGCCCGGTCCGCCTGCCGGGCCTGCCGGAGCTCAACGAGGCCGAGCGCGCGGAGCTGCGCGGCATCGTCTCGGGCTGGGGTGCCCGACGCGTCGCAGCTGAGTAG
- the araD gene encoding L-arabinonate dehydratase: MPTRPRKTPETLRSWRWFGASDLRSFGHRSRALQMGFGHEEFVGKPVIGIINTWSEINPCHTHLRDRAEAVKRAVWAAGGFPIEIPVMSVSEQYQKPTTMLYRNFLAMETEESIRSHPLDGAVLLGGCDKSTPALIMGACSAGLPFIFVPAGPMLRGNWAGKVLGSGADVWKYWAEKEAGNITGDQWKDMESGIARSYGTCMVMGTAATMMSHAEVLGLTLPGASAIPAADAAHPRMAAAAGKRIVEMVWEDLTPDQILTRKSFENALTVHMAVAGSTNAIIHLVAMAGRAGVPLTPDDFDAFSRTVPVIANLRPSGDFLMEDFFYAGGLPALLKQLESKLHTDAMTVTGKPLAETIALANVYDDNVIRPLDRPVSTANGLAVLKGNLAPDGCVIKPSAAEPRLLKHSGPALVFEDYDAMMRAVNDESLDVTADHIMVLKNCGPVGGPGMPEWGMLPIPKKLLKQGVRDMLRISDARMSGTSYGACILHVAPEAYIKGPLAAVRTGDIISVDVEARSISVALTDAEIAARLANWSPPDRDYPRGWGKMSAAHIRQADKGCDFDYLEGTAKVPEPEIH, translated from the coding sequence ATGCCGACCCGCCCCCGCAAGACGCCCGAGACCCTGCGCAGCTGGCGCTGGTTCGGGGCGAGCGACCTGCGCTCCTTCGGGCATCGCTCGCGCGCGCTGCAGATGGGGTTCGGCCATGAGGAGTTCGTGGGCAAGCCGGTCATCGGCATCATCAACACCTGGTCGGAGATCAACCCCTGCCACACTCATCTGCGTGACCGCGCCGAGGCGGTGAAGCGCGCGGTCTGGGCCGCCGGCGGTTTCCCGATCGAGATTCCGGTGATGTCCGTTTCCGAGCAATATCAAAAACCTACGACGATGCTCTACCGCAACTTCCTGGCGATGGAGACCGAGGAATCGATCCGCTCGCACCCGCTCGACGGCGCGGTGCTGCTCGGCGGCTGTGACAAGTCCACGCCCGCCCTGATCATGGGCGCCTGCAGCGCCGGCCTGCCCTTCATCTTCGTCCCGGCCGGGCCGATGCTGCGCGGCAACTGGGCCGGCAAGGTGCTCGGCTCCGGCGCCGATGTCTGGAAATACTGGGCCGAGAAGGAGGCCGGCAACATCACCGGCGACCAGTGGAAGGACATGGAGAGCGGCATCGCCCGCTCATACGGCACCTGCATGGTGATGGGCACGGCCGCGACCATGATGAGCCATGCCGAGGTGCTCGGCCTCACCCTGCCCGGCGCCTCCGCCATTCCCGCCGCCGACGCCGCCCATCCGCGCATGGCGGCAGCCGCCGGCAAGCGCATCGTCGAGATGGTCTGGGAAGACCTGACGCCCGACCAGATCCTGACCCGCAAGAGCTTCGAGAACGCGCTGACCGTCCACATGGCCGTCGCCGGCTCCACCAACGCGATCATCCATCTCGTCGCCATGGCCGGCCGTGCCGGCGTGCCGCTGACGCCGGACGATTTCGACGCCTTCTCCCGCACCGTTCCGGTCATCGCGAACCTGCGCCCCTCCGGCGATTTCCTGATGGAGGATTTCTTCTATGCCGGCGGCTTGCCCGCCCTGTTGAAACAGCTGGAGAGCAAGCTCCACACCGATGCGATGACCGTCACCGGCAAGCCGCTGGCCGAGACGATCGCGCTCGCCAATGTCTATGACGACAATGTCATCCGCCCGCTCGACAGACCCGTATCGACCGCCAACGGCCTCGCCGTATTGAAGGGAAACCTCGCCCCCGATGGCTGCGTCATCAAGCCCTCGGCCGCCGAGCCCCGCCTGCTCAAGCATTCCGGCCCGGCGCTCGTCTTCGAGGATTATGACGCGATGATGCGGGCCGTGAACGACGAGAGCCTCGACGTCACCGCCGACCACATCATGGTGCTGAAGAACTGCGGCCCGGTCGGCGGTCCCGGCATGCCGGAATGGGGTATGCTGCCGATCCCGAAGAAGCTGCTGAAGCAGGGCGTGCGCGACATGCTGCGCATTTCCGACGCCCGCATGTCCGGCACCAGCTACGGCGCCTGCATCCTGCATGTCGCGCCGGAAGCCTATATCAAGGGGCCGCTCGCCGCGGTGCGGACGGGTGACATCATCAGCGTCGACGTCGAGGCCCGCAGCATCTCGGTCGCGCTGACGGATGCTGAGATCGCCGCCCGCCTAGCGAACTGGTCTCCGCCCGATCGCGATTATCCGCGCGGTTGGGGCAAGATGTCGGCCGCCCATATCCGCCAGGCCGACAAGGGCTGCGATTTCGACTATCTGGAAGGCACCGCCAAGGTGCCGGAGCCAGAGATCCATTGA
- a CDS encoding 3-hydroxyacyl-CoA dehydrogenase NAD-binding domain-containing protein: MQDIRDIGRVAIIGAGLIGSSWAALAMAHGLNVSAYDPAPGAGEKFRQAVERARLQLAELGLANTGQYSFTHDLDEALHEADFVQENGPENETMKRELLVRLDAALPAGIIIASSTSALLRSTIVADCRDKRRVIVAHPFNPPHLVPLVEIVGEDEAVVARAVAFYRSLDRRPVVLQREMPGHVANRLASALYREAVYLVEQGVASVAEIDAALCNGPGLRWALMGPHMTYHLGGGEGGIAGYLAHLGPSQERRWQSLGNPSLGQEVQRRIVDGVAEETAGRSIAELEERRDEGLLALLRSRKLVSE; encoded by the coding sequence ATGCAGGATATTCGCGACATCGGGCGCGTCGCCATCATCGGCGCCGGCCTGATCGGCAGCAGCTGGGCCGCACTCGCCATGGCGCACGGGCTGAACGTTTCCGCCTACGACCCCGCTCCCGGGGCTGGCGAGAAGTTTCGTCAGGCGGTCGAGCGCGCCCGGCTCCAGCTCGCCGAACTCGGCCTTGCCAACACCGGCCAGTACAGCTTCACCCACGATCTCGACGAAGCCCTGCACGAAGCCGATTTCGTCCAGGAGAACGGCCCCGAGAACGAGACGATGAAGCGGGAGCTTCTGGTGCGTCTCGACGCCGCGCTTCCAGCGGGCATCATCATCGCCAGCAGCACCTCGGCGCTGCTGCGCAGCACCATCGTCGCCGACTGTCGTGACAAGCGCCGCGTCATCGTCGCGCATCCGTTCAATCCGCCGCATCTCGTCCCGCTGGTCGAGATCGTCGGCGAGGATGAGGCGGTCGTTGCGCGAGCCGTCGCGTTCTACCGCAGCCTTGACCGGCGCCCGGTCGTTCTCCAGCGCGAGATGCCCGGCCACGTCGCCAATCGCCTGGCCTCGGCGCTCTATCGCGAGGCGGTCTATCTGGTCGAGCAAGGGGTGGCGAGCGTCGCTGAGATCGACGCCGCGCTCTGCAACGGCCCCGGCCTGCGCTGGGCGCTGATGGGGCCGCACATGACTTATCATCTTGGCGGCGGCGAAGGCGGCATCGCCGGCTACCTCGCCCATCTCGGCCCGAGCCAGGAGCGCCGCTGGCAATCTCTCGGGAACCCCTCGCTCGGCCAGGAGGTTCAGCGCCGGATCGTCGACGGCGTCGCCGAGGAAACAGCGGGGCGTTCGATCGCGGAGCTGGAGGAGCGCCGCGACGAAGGGCTGCTCGCCCTGCTGCGCTCCCGCAAGCTCGTCAGCGAGTGA
- a CDS encoding DUF2793 domain-containing protein: MTDTPRLSLPLLAAGQAQKHVTHNDALMRLDALIHLVVDSRTQAAPPASPTELSAYIVPPGGTGAFAGRADQVALFEDGGWTFLTPRSGWQAWVADEEEHNLWAGTEWRRASPLSGLGAERWGVNATADTTNRLAVSADASLFNHAGSDHRLKLNKAGAGNTASLLFQSDWSGRAEFGLAGDDDFRVKVSADGSAWHDALAIDRATGGVALPGSPWAGGQNLLVNGDMAINQRGFAGGVLAAGAYGFDRWKAATGGANLSLSGFTVTLSSGAIVQPVEPALWGLSSFAGLPLSLSVEELAGGSLSVAIGSQTGTIAADTGRRSLTLTPAVGDTGALQIRLSPSAGAVSFARIKLERGRIATGWVARPLTVEQMLCRRYHWRPDGQVLIDAYQAGAAASRQSIGLPVSMRTTPSVGFSVSQEINVQGADRGVLVQSPERAYAYVTAQALGRVRAAFDAIAFDAEL, encoded by the coding sequence ATGACCGACACGCCCAGACTTTCGCTGCCGCTGCTCGCCGCCGGCCAGGCGCAGAAGCATGTCACCCATAACGACGCGCTGATGCGCCTGGACGCGCTGATCCATCTCGTCGTCGACAGCCGGACGCAAGCCGCGCCGCCGGCTTCACCGACCGAGCTGTCCGCCTATATCGTGCCGCCCGGCGGTACCGGTGCCTTTGCGGGGCGGGCCGATCAGGTCGCGCTCTTCGAGGATGGCGGCTGGACCTTCCTGACGCCGCGCAGCGGCTGGCAGGCCTGGGTGGCCGACGAGGAAGAGCACAATCTCTGGGCCGGCACGGAATGGCGCCGCGCCAGCCCGCTCAGCGGTCTCGGCGCCGAGCGCTGGGGCGTGAACGCGACCGCGGATACGACCAATCGTCTCGCGGTGTCCGCTGACGCGAGCCTGTTCAACCATGCGGGCAGCGACCACCGGCTGAAGCTGAACAAGGCCGGCGCGGGCAATACGGCCAGCTTGCTGTTTCAGAGCGACTGGTCGGGGCGGGCCGAGTTCGGCCTTGCCGGCGACGACGATTTCCGGGTCAAGGTCAGTGCGGATGGGTCGGCCTGGCACGATGCGCTGGCCATCGACCGCGCGACCGGCGGCGTCGCATTGCCGGGCTCGCCCTGGGCCGGCGGGCAGAACCTGCTGGTCAATGGCGACATGGCGATCAACCAGCGTGGCTTCGCCGGTGGGGTGCTGGCGGCGGGCGCTTATGGCTTCGATCGCTGGAAGGCCGCGACAGGCGGCGCCAATCTCTCGCTCAGCGGCTTCACCGTCACCTTGAGCTCCGGAGCCATCGTCCAGCCGGTCGAGCCGGCGTTGTGGGGCCTGTCGTCCTTCGCCGGCCTGCCGTTGTCGCTGTCAGTCGAGGAGTTGGCCGGTGGCAGTCTCTCCGTCGCGATCGGCAGCCAGACCGGCACCATCGCTGCGGATACCGGCCGCCGGTCGCTGACGCTGACGCCGGCCGTGGGCGATACGGGAGCGCTCCAGATCCGGCTATCTCCGAGCGCCGGCGCCGTCAGCTTCGCGCGGATCAAGCTCGAACGCGGCCGGATCGCCACGGGTTGGGTGGCGCGCCCGCTCACCGTCGAGCAGATGCTGTGCCGGCGCTATCATTGGCGCCCCGACGGGCAGGTGCTGATCGATGCCTATCAGGCTGGCGCCGCTGCGTCGCGCCAGAGCATCGGATTGCCGGTGTCGATGCGGACGACGCCGAGCGTCGGCTTTTCCGTCTCGCAGGAGATCAATGTGCAGGGCGCCGATCGCGGCGTCCTCGTGCAATCGCCGGAGCGCGCTTATGCCTATGTCACGGCGCAGGCGCTCGGCCGGGTGCGGGCGGCTTTCGACGCCATCGCCTTCGACGCCGAGCTGTGA
- a CDS encoding aspartate/glutamate racemase family protein yields the protein MVGDSAARIARGGKAIYGVPLGILMLEARFPRIPGDMGNGTTWPFPVLYRVVGGASPEKVVLKGAAGLLPDFVEAARDLVRLGAEAITTNCGFLSLFQRELAAAVGVPVATSSLMQVPWVQATLPPGKRVGVVTVSAASLTPAHLEAAAVPLDTPIAGTENGREFFRVLIKAEKDDMDIELARQDVVQAALDLVAGHPEVGAIVLECTNMPPYAADVQAATGLPVYDIYSLINWFHAGLRPRRFG from the coding sequence ATGGTGGGTGATTCGGCGGCGCGGATCGCGCGGGGCGGCAAGGCGATCTACGGCGTGCCGCTGGGCATACTGATGCTGGAGGCGCGGTTTCCGCGCATTCCCGGCGATATGGGCAATGGCACCACCTGGCCCTTCCCGGTGCTTTATCGCGTCGTCGGCGGGGCCAGTCCCGAGAAGGTCGTGCTGAAGGGAGCGGCTGGGCTATTGCCCGATTTCGTCGAGGCCGCGCGCGATCTGGTCCGGCTCGGCGCCGAGGCGATCACCACCAATTGCGGCTTCCTCTCGCTGTTCCAGCGCGAGCTTGCCGCAGCGGTCGGCGTACCGGTCGCGACCTCGTCGCTGATGCAGGTGCCCTGGGTGCAGGCGACGCTGCCGCCGGGCAAGCGCGTCGGGGTCGTCACCGTCTCGGCTGCGAGCCTGACGCCGGCGCATCTCGAGGCGGCCGCGGTGCCGCTCGACACGCCGATTGCGGGGACCGAGAACGGGCGCGAGTTCTTCCGCGTGCTGATCAAGGCCGAGAAGGACGACATGGATATCGAGCTCGCCCGGCAGGATGTGGTGCAGGCGGCGCTCGATCTCGTGGCGGGGCATCCCGAGGTGGGCGCGATCGTGCTCGAATGCACGAACATGCCGCCCTATGCCGCTGATGTGCAGGCGGCGACGGGGCTGCCGGTCTACGACATCTACTCGCTGATCAACTGGTTCCATGCCGGCCTGCGGCCGCGCCGCTTCGGCTGA
- a CDS encoding VanZ family protein: MNASLDKLRRCAIITGWIALLVIIGSTLSPIDARPHLSELGPDAERFLAYLAAGALLTFAYPRQRWLVLPGLVALAAGLEWLQTLEMSRHGMPHDALVKIAGALVGSAMASSFEYMVRRFRSVA, encoded by the coding sequence TTGAACGCCTCCCTCGACAAGCTACGCCGTTGCGCCATCATCACGGGCTGGATCGCTCTGCTCGTGATCATCGGCTCGACGCTCTCGCCGATCGACGCCCGGCCCCATCTCTCGGAGCTGGGACCGGACGCCGAACGCTTCCTTGCCTATCTTGCCGCCGGTGCCTTGCTGACCTTCGCCTATCCGCGCCAGCGCTGGCTCGTGCTGCCCGGCCTGGTCGCTCTGGCGGCGGGTCTGGAGTGGCTGCAGACCCTGGAAATGTCCCGTCACGGTATGCCCCATGACGCGCTGGTGAAGATCGCGGGCGCTCTTGTCGGCTCGGCAATGGCAAGTTCTTTTGAATATATGGTTCGGCGCTTCCGCAGCGTCGCCTAA
- a CDS encoding undecaprenyl-phosphate glucose phosphotransferase, which yields MSVNNLDGALLATPQNHPRLWRYWLGPSTAASDALIVGTLVYAASVVYHLAVQNEFGIDGATPELAAMLTTIFVFINLMQGRYQLGNYLSPRGQIASAFVVWNITMVAFLALIFLAKIADHYSRTVILATYLAGIPVIALSRSLLVQWVAAGSKAGRITAERVFLIGREENVMSFVARHKPWHVGFAIVDVAFLRSSQDGNPADMAADLAAAAANCRARQPDAVFIVLPWSEQKTIEACVGAFTNLPVAIHLAPEPIMERFETPHIVRTGSFSSLRLTRRPLSGAEITAKRAFDVVAASLGLVLTLPLLIMIAALIRLDSPGPVLFRQRRYGFNQQAFRIFKFRTMTTTDDGQVVVQAKRNDVRITRVGHVLRRYNLDELPQLLNVIAGNMSLVGPRPHALAHDVEFQRRIANYARRHNVKPGITGWAQVNGFRGETDTDEKMAKRVAYDHWYIDNWSFWLDVAILFRTVFSRKAFANAR from the coding sequence ATGAGCGTCAACAATCTGGACGGTGCGCTGCTGGCGACGCCCCAAAACCACCCCCGACTCTGGCGGTATTGGCTCGGCCCCTCCACCGCGGCGAGCGACGCGCTCATCGTCGGCACTCTCGTCTATGCGGCGTCGGTCGTCTATCATCTCGCAGTCCAGAACGAATTCGGAATCGATGGCGCGACGCCGGAACTGGCGGCCATGCTGACGACGATCTTCGTCTTCATCAATCTGATGCAGGGGCGCTACCAGCTCGGCAACTACCTCTCGCCGCGTGGGCAGATCGCATCGGCCTTCGTCGTCTGGAACATCACGATGGTCGCGTTCCTGGCGCTGATCTTCCTCGCCAAGATCGCCGATCACTATTCGCGCACCGTGATCCTCGCGACCTATCTCGCCGGCATTCCCGTCATCGCGCTGTCGCGCTCGCTTCTTGTCCAATGGGTCGCTGCGGGCAGCAAGGCCGGCCGGATCACGGCCGAGCGCGTCTTCCTGATCGGGCGTGAAGAGAACGTCATGTCCTTCGTCGCCCGGCACAAGCCCTGGCATGTCGGCTTCGCGATCGTCGATGTCGCGTTCCTGAGATCGAGCCAGGATGGCAATCCGGCGGACATGGCGGCCGATCTGGCCGCCGCCGCGGCGAATTGCCGGGCCAGGCAGCCCGATGCCGTCTTCATCGTCCTGCCCTGGTCCGAGCAGAAGACGATCGAGGCCTGCGTCGGCGCCTTCACCAATCTCCCGGTCGCCATCCATCTTGCGCCCGAGCCGATCATGGAGCGTTTTGAAACGCCGCATATCGTTCGCACCGGCTCGTTTTCGAGCCTGCGCCTGACACGCCGGCCGCTATCGGGGGCAGAAATCACCGCCAAGCGCGCCTTCGACGTCGTCGCGGCCTCCCTGGGCCTCGTCCTGACCCTGCCGCTCCTCATCATGATCGCAGCCCTGATCCGGCTCGACTCGCCCGGCCCCGTCCTCTTCCGCCAGCGGCGCTATGGCTTCAACCAGCAGGCATTCCGCATCTTCAAGTTCCGGACGATGACCACCACCGACGACGGCCAGGTCGTGGTCCAGGCCAAGCGCAACGATGTCCGCATCACCCGGGTCGGCCATGTGCTGCGGCGCTACAATCTCGACGAGCTGCCGCAACTCCTGAACGTCATTGCCGGCAACATGTCTTTGGTCGGTCCGCGCCCGCACGCGCTTGCCCATGACGTCGAGTTCCAGCGCCGGATCGCCAATTACGCACGCCGCCACAACGTAAAGCCGGGCATCACCGGCTGGGCCCAGGTGAACGGCTTCAGGGGCGAAACCGATACGGACGAGAAGATGGCCAAGCGCGTGGCCTACGATCATTGGTACATTGACAACTGGTCGTTCTGGCTCGACGTCGCGATCCTCTTCCGGACCGTCTTCAGCCGGAAAGCCTTCGCCAACGCGCGCTGA
- a CDS encoding DHA2 family efflux MFS transporter permease subunit has protein sequence MASAVAAAVTPVANRGAITACVILAVIMQALDTTIANVALPYIQGSVSASADQINWVLTSYIVAAAIMTPPSGFLASRFGRKRVLSVAIIGFVVASILCGAAQSLPQIVGFRLMQGFFGAALVPLSQSILLDIYTPEERGSAMALFGVSVMVGPVLGPVIGGWLTENISWRWVFYINLPLGILALAGVSIFVSETKSSAAAKLDWIGFGALSIAIGSLQLFLDRGAQLDWFDSFEIIVEATVCVAALYILVVHTFTAENSFIKPRLFLDRNFCVGLIFIFIVGICYLASLALMTPYLQTLMGYPVVTAGIVMGPRGLGTMACMFLVGKLIGKVDTRILLGSGLLVSAWAMYDMSGWTPDVSQQTIMLTGFLQGAGLGLLFVPLTTITFATLPAEYRGDGTGLYNLSRNIGSSVGISLVAYLLTRNVQVNHAEIANYVTPFNRIFDMPAIREAWDPLKLAGRAALDEVVTRQATIISYIDDFKLLMILCLAALPFLALLRTPRQQAAPADDHAIVME, from the coding sequence ATGGCTAGCGCCGTCGCCGCGGCGGTGACCCCGGTCGCCAACCGCGGCGCCATCACCGCCTGCGTCATCCTCGCGGTGATCATGCAGGCGCTGGACACGACGATCGCCAATGTCGCGTTGCCCTATATCCAGGGCAGCGTCTCGGCCAGCGCGGACCAGATCAACTGGGTCCTGACCTCCTACATCGTCGCCGCGGCGATCATGACGCCGCCTTCGGGTTTCCTGGCCTCCCGCTTCGGGCGCAAGCGCGTGCTGTCCGTGGCGATCATCGGCTTCGTCGTCGCCTCGATCCTGTGCGGCGCCGCGCAGTCGCTGCCGCAGATCGTCGGTTTCCGTTTGATGCAGGGCTTCTTCGGCGCGGCGCTGGTGCCGCTGTCGCAGAGCATCCTGCTCGACATCTACACGCCCGAGGAGCGCGGCTCGGCGATGGCGCTGTTCGGCGTCTCGGTGATGGTCGGGCCGGTGCTGGGGCCGGTGATCGGCGGCTGGCTGACCGAGAACATCTCCTGGCGCTGGGTCTTCTACATCAACCTGCCGCTCGGCATCCTGGCGCTGGCGGGCGTCTCGATCTTCGTCTCGGAAACCAAGTCGAGCGCGGCGGCGAAGCTGGACTGGATCGGCTTCGGCGCGCTCAGCATCGCGATCGGTTCGCTGCAGCTCTTCCTCGATCGCGGCGCCCAGCTCGACTGGTTCGACTCGTTCGAGATCATCGTCGAGGCGACGGTCTGCGTCGCGGCGCTCTACATCCTGGTGGTGCACACCTTCACGGCAGAAAATTCCTTCATCAAGCCGCGGCTCTTCCTCGACCGCAATTTCTGCGTCGGGCTGATCTTCATCTTCATCGTCGGCATCTGCTATCTGGCGTCGCTGGCGCTGATGACGCCCTATCTGCAGACGCTGATGGGTTATCCGGTGGTGACCGCCGGCATCGTCATGGGGCCGCGCGGGCTGGGCACCATGGCCTGCATGTTCCTGGTGGGGAAGCTGATCGGCAAGGTCGATACGCGCATCCTGCTCGGCTCCGGCCTGCTGGTCAGCGCCTGGGCGATGTACGACATGTCCGGCTGGACGCCGGACGTTTCGCAGCAGACGATCATGCTGACCGGCTTCCTGCAGGGGGCGGGGCTCGGGCTTTTGTTCGTGCCGCTCACGACGATCACCTTCGCAACGCTGCCGGCGGAATATCGTGGCGACGGCACCGGCCTCTACAACCTGTCGCGCAATATCGGCTCCAGCGTCGGCATCTCGCTCGTGGCCTATCTGCTCACCCGCAACGTGCAGGTGAACCACGCGGAAATCGCGAACTACGTCACCCCGTTCAACCGCATCTTCGACATGCCGGCAATCAGGGAGGCCTGGGACCCGCTCAAGCTCGCCGGCCGCGCCGCGCTCGACGAGGTGGTCACACGCCAGGCGACGATCATCTCCTATATCGACGACTTCAAGCTGCTGATGATCCTGTGCCTTGCCGCGCTGCCATTCCTGGCGCTGCTGCGCACGCCGCGCCAGCAGGCGGCGCCGGCCGACGATCATGCAATCGTCATGGAGTAA
- a CDS encoding HlyD family secretion protein, translating into MDDAVRKTEAGMETVPEPEPRDNVTEIRRAADAKGAQQSAPVAKASEAAPVIASAPTAARPARNRKRQVLFALLPIALIAGGYYYVSGGQVMSTDNAYVQADIVGLSTDVAGIVSEVDVRDNQPVKAGDTLFRLDDKPFRFALERADAQIGVVRNDLEALKTSYKGMQSQIAQAESDIAFYQTAFKRQQDLATKSVASQATYDQAKHDLDGAQQKLVQLQNQLAGIAANLNGKPDAQVEEHPRYRDSVAARAEAARQLDHTVVRAPMDGIVTNVPSLQKGQYLAEATNAFSLVSTDHVWIQANPKETELTWVRPGQKAEIYVDSYPGASWSGTVDSISPASAASFSLLPAQNTSGNWVKVVQRIAMRVKIETPPERPQLRAGMSVTLDIDTGHARGLPDFIGSAFGMSKKTENNHG; encoded by the coding sequence ATGGATGACGCCGTCAGGAAGACCGAAGCAGGCATGGAAACCGTGCCCGAGCCTGAGCCACGCGACAATGTGACCGAGATCCGCCGCGCGGCGGACGCGAAGGGGGCGCAGCAATCCGCGCCCGTCGCGAAGGCGTCCGAGGCCGCGCCGGTCATCGCGTCCGCGCCTACGGCAGCGCGTCCCGCGCGCAATCGCAAGCGCCAGGTCCTGTTCGCGCTGCTGCCGATCGCACTGATCGCGGGCGGATATTACTATGTGAGCGGCGGCCAGGTGATGTCGACCGACAACGCCTATGTGCAGGCCGATATCGTCGGCCTCTCCACCGATGTCGCCGGGATCGTCAGCGAGGTCGATGTCCGTGACAATCAGCCGGTGAAGGCCGGCGACACGCTCTTCCGGCTTGACGACAAGCCGTTCCGCTTCGCACTCGAACGGGCGGATGCGCAGATCGGCGTGGTCCGCAACGACCTCGAAGCGTTGAAGACGAGCTACAAGGGCATGCAGAGCCAGATTGCCCAGGCCGAGAGCGACATCGCCTTCTACCAGACCGCGTTCAAGCGCCAGCAGGACCTCGCCACGAAGTCCGTCGCGTCGCAGGCGACCTACGACCAGGCCAAGCACGACCTCGACGGCGCGCAGCAGAAGCTGGTGCAGTTGCAAAACCAGCTCGCCGGCATCGCCGCCAATTTGAACGGCAAGCCCGATGCGCAGGTAGAGGAACACCCGCGCTACCGAGATTCCGTCGCCGCCCGCGCGGAAGCCGCCCGCCAGCTCGACCACACGGTGGTGCGCGCGCCGATGGACGGCATCGTCACCAACGTGCCCTCGCTGCAGAAGGGGCAATATCTGGCGGAGGCGACCAACGCCTTCAGTCTGGTTTCCACCGACCATGTCTGGATCCAGGCGAATCCCAAGGAGACCGAGCTGACCTGGGTCCGCCCGGGCCAGAAGGCCGAGATCTATGTCGACAGCTATCCGGGCGCGAGCTGGAGCGGCACGGTCGACAGCATCAGCCCGGCTTCGGCCGCGAGCTTCTCCCTGTTGCCGGCGCAGAACACCAGCGGCAACTGGGTCAAGGTCGTCCAGCGCATCGCCATGCGCGTGAAGATCGAGACGCCGCCAGAGCGGCCGCAACTGCGCGCAGGCATGAGCGTGACGCTCGACATCGATACCGGCCATGCGCGCGGCCTGCCGGATTTCATCGGCTCGGCTTTCGGCATGAGCAAGAAGACCGAGAACAACCATGGCTAG